A window of Cryptomeria japonica chromosome 3, Sugi_1.0, whole genome shotgun sequence contains these coding sequences:
- the LOC131045733 gene encoding photosystem I P700 chlorophyll a apoprotein A2-like, with amino-acid sequence MASRFPKFSQGLAQDPTTCRIWFGIATAHDFESHDDITEERLYQKIFASHFGQLAIIFLWTSGNLFHVAWQGNFEAWVRDPLHVRPIAHAIWDPHFGQPAVEAFTQGGAPGLVNIVYSGVYQWWYTIGLRTNEDLYTGALFLLFLSALFLTAGWLHLQPQWKPSVSWFKNVESRLNHHLSGLFRVSSLAWTGHLVHVTILESRGEHIRWDNFLDVLPHPEGLEPLFTGQWNLYAQNPDSSSHLFGTTKGVGTAILTLLGGFHPQTQSLWLTDIAHHHLAIAFVFFIASHMYRTNFGIGHSIKDILEAHVPLKGLLGRGHKGPYNTINNSLHFQLGLALASLGVVTSLVAQHMYSLPAYAFIAQDFTTQAALYTHHQYIAGFIMTGAFAHGAIFLIRDYNPEQNKDNVLARMLEHKEAIISHLSWVSLFLGFHTLGLYVHNDVMLVFGTPEKKILIEPIFA; translated from the coding sequence ATGGCATCAAGATTTCCAAAGTTCAGCCAAGGCTTGGCCCAGGACCCAACTACTTGTCGTATTTGGTTTGGTATTGCTACTGCACATGACTTTGAGAGTCATGATGATATTACCGAAGAGCGTCTTTATCAAAAGATTTTTGCTTCTCACTTTGGTCAGTTAGCTATAATCTTTCTGTGGACCTCTGGTAATTTGTTCCACGTAGCTTGGCAAGGCAATTTCGAAGCATGGGTACGTGACCCCTTACATGTAAGACCTATTGCTCATGCAATTTGGGATCCTCATTTTGGTCAACCGGCCGTAGAAGCCTTTACCCAAGGAGGTGCCCCCGGTCTGGTCAATATTGTTTATTCCGGTGTTTATCAGTGGTGGTATACAATTGGCTTACGCACTAATGAAGATCTTTATACTGGAGCTCTTTTCTTGCTATTTCTTTCTGCTCTCTTTTTAACAGCGGGTTGGTTGCATCTACAACCTCAATGGAAACCAAGTGTTTCATGGTTTAAAAATGTCGAATCTCGTCTCAATCATCATTTGTCAGGGCTTTTCAGAGTCAGTTCTTTGGCTTGGACGGGGCATTTAGTTCATGTCACTATTCTTGAATCAAGAGGAGAACACATAAGATGGGATAATTTTTTAGATGTATTACCGCATCCCGAAGGGTTGGAACCACTTTTTACAGGTCAGTGGAATCTTTATGCTCAAAATCCTGATTCCAGTAGTCATTTATTTGGTACTACTAAAGGGGTGGGAACTGCTATTCTAACTCTTCTCGGGGGATTTCacccacaaacacaaagtttgtggCTAACTGATATCGCGCATCATCATTTAGCTATTGCATTTGTGTTTTTCATTGCTAGCCATATGTATAGAACCAACTTTGGGATTGGACATAGTATAAAAGATATTTTAGAAGCACATGTTCCTCTGAAAGGCTTATTAGGACGCGGGCATAAGGGTCCTTACAACACAATCAATAATTCTCTTCACTTTCAATTAGGTCTTGCTCTAGCTTCTTTGGGAGTTGTTACTTCCTTGGTAGCTCAACACATGTATTCTTTACCTGCCTATGCATTCATAGCACAAGATTTTACTACCCAAGCTGCATTGTATACTCATCATCAATACATTGCCGGATTCATTATGACGGGGGCATTTGCTCATGGAGCTATATTTCTCATTAGAGATTATAATCCAGAACAGAATAAGGATAATGTATTGGCGAGAATGTTGGAGCATAAGGAAGCCATAATCTCTCATTTGAGTTGGGTTAGTTTATTCCTAGGTTTTCATACCTTGGGACTTTATGTTCATAACGATGTTATGCTCGTTTTTGGTACTCcagaaaagaaaatcttgattgaaCCCATATTTGCTTAA
- the LOC131045739 gene encoding photosystem I P700 chlorophyll a apoprotein A1-like: protein MDKFVMKHLIRRFVNQFGMTYTSHILDQLKIIGFQQATDAAISLGIDDLLTTPSKAWLIQDAQQRGFASKRHHDYGNVHAIEKLCQLIEVWHATSEYLRQEMNPNFRMTDPLNPVHMMSFSGARGSTSQVHQLVGMRGLMSDPRGKIVDLPIQGNFREGLSLTEYIISCYGARKGVVDTSIRTTDAGYLTRRLVEVVQHLVVCKVDCGLWLIDTAHHHLDIAVLFLITGHMYRTNWVIGHNLKDILEAHKGPFTGEGHKGLYEILTTSWHAQLALKLAMLGSLTIVVAHHMYSMPPYPYLATDYGTQLSLFMHHMWIGGFLIVGAAAHAAIFMVRDYDPTTQYNNLLDRVLRHHDAIVSHLNWACIFLGFHSFGLYIHNDTMSALGRPKDMFSDTAIQLQPIFSQWVQNTHALAPSLTAPDATTSTSLTWGGGDLVAVGAKVALLPIPLGTTDFLVHHIHAFTIHVTVLILLKGVLFARSSRLIPDKANLGFCFPCDGPGRGGTCQVSTWDHVFLGLFWIYNAISVVIFHFSWKMQSDVWGSISDQGVVTHITGGNFAQSSITINGWLRDFLWAQASQVIQSYGSSLSSYGLLFLGAHFVWAFSLMFLFSGCGYWQELIESIVWAHNKLKVAPAIQPRALSIVKGCVVGVAHYLLGGIVTTWAFFLARIIAVG, encoded by the exons ATGGATAAATTTGTTATGAAGCACCTTATTAGAAGATTTGTAAATCAATTTGGAATGACATATACATCACATATATTAGATCAACTGAAAATTATAGGTTTCCAGCAAGCTACTGATGCAGCTATTTCATTAGGAATTGATGATCTTTTAACAACACCATCTAAAGCATGGCTTATCCAAGATGCGCAGCAACGAGGGTTTGCTTCAAAAAGACATCATGATTATGGGAATGTACATGCAATAGAAAAATTATGTCAATTGATTGAGGTATGGCATGCTACCAGTGAATATTTGAGACAAGAAATGAATCCGAATTTTAGGATGACTGATCCTCTTAATCCAGTACATATGATGTCCTTTTCAGGAGCTAGAGGAAGTACATCCCAGGTTCACCAATTAGTAGGTATGAGAGGATTAATGTCAGATCCTCGAGGAAAAATTGTTGATCTACCCATTCAAGGGAATTTCCGCGAAGGACTTTCTTTAACGGAATATATTATTTCATGTTACGGTGCTCGTAAAGGAGTTGTGGATACTTCTATACGAACAACAGATGCTGGATACCTCACACGTAGACTTGTTGAAGTAGTACAACACCTCGTTGTATGTAAAGTAGATTGTG GTCTGTGGCTGATCGATACTGCACACCACCATTTGGATATTGCAGTTCTTTTTCTAATCACTGGTCATATGTATAGAACCAATTGGGTTATTGGTCATAACCTCAAGGATATTTTGGAAGCTCATAAAGGTCCATTTACAGGGGAAGGACATAAAGGTCTTTACGAGATCTTAACTACTTCATGGCATGCTCAATTAGCTCTTAAACTAGCTATGTTAGGGTCTTTAACTATTGTCGTAGCTCACCATATGTATTCTATGCCTCCCTATCCATATCTAGCTACTGACTATGGTACCCAACTGTCTCTGTTCATGCACCATATGTGGATTGGTGGATTTCTCATAGTTGGCGCTGCTGCACATGCAGCTATTTTTATGGTAAGAGACTATGATCCGACTACTCAATACAACAATCTTTTAGACCGTGTTCTGAGACATCATGATGCAATCGTATCACACCTCAACTGGGCATGTATTTTCTTAGGTTTCCATAGTTTTGGTCTATATATTCATAATGATACTATGAGTGCTTTAGGACGTCCTAAAGATATGTTTTCAGATACTGCTATACAATTACAACCTATCTTTTCTCAATGGGTACAAAACACTCATGCTTTAGCACCCAGTTTGACAGCTCCTGATGCAACAACAAGCACCAGCTTAACCTGGGGAGGCGGTGATTTGGTAGCAGTAGGTGCCAAAGTGGCTTTGTTACCTATTCCATTAGGAACTACAGATTTTTTAGTACACCATATTCATGCATTTACTATCCATGTGACTGTATTAATATTACTGAAAGGTGTTTTATTTGCTCGCAGTTCTCGTTTAATACCCGATAAAGCGAATCTTGGTTTTTGTTTTCCTTGCGATGGGCCTGGTAGAGGAGGAACATGTCAAGTATCTACTTGGGATCATGTCTTCCTAGGATTATTCTGGATTTACAATGCAATTTCGGTAGTAATATTTCATTTTAGTTGGAAAATGCAGTCTGACGTTTGGGGTAGTATAAGTGATCAGGGAGTGGTAACTCATATTACAGGAGGAAACTTTGCACAGAGTTCCATTACAATTAACGGGTGGCTTCGTGACTTTCTATGGGCACAAGCTTCTCAAGTAATCCAATCTTACGGTTCTTCATTATCTTCCTATGGCCTTTTATTCTTAGGTGCTCATTTCGTTTGGGCCTTTAGTTTAATGTTCCTATTTAGTGGCTGTGGATATTGGCAAGAACTTATTGAATCTATTGTTTGGGCTCATAATAAATTAAAAGTTGCTCCTGCTATCCAGCCAAGAGCCTTGAGTATTGTCAAAGGATGTGTTGTAGGAGTAGCTCATTACCTTCTAGGTGGAATCGTCACAACATGGGCGTTCTTCCTAGCAAGAATTATTGCAGTAGGATAA